GAATATATGATTGTGTTCCAAGAGATGAAAAATAGAGTGTTGACTCATAAAAATGCTGATGTAGCTTTAAATTTTTGTATGAATTGAAATAATGAAAAAGTTCCTTGTGATATTTTTACAATTTTAAAAATATTCGTTTACTAACTCACAGTTTCTTTAGTCTCTTCCCAAAAACTCAGAAGCCTCAGAAATGATCAAAAATGCTTCAGGGTCGTACTCACGGATGATGTCTTTAAGCAGTTGAATTTTTGAGATCTCAACCGAGAGCAAAATCATCGTCTTTGTCTGCTTTTGATGGTGCAATCCTACACCTGTAAAAATCGTGCCGTGCTCTTCGATGCGCTCTCTGATCTGTTCGGTTAAGGCTTCCACATTATTGGAGACGATTTTCACGACTTTTTTAGAGGGACGACCGGTGAGGATGACATCGATGATCTTAGCCGTGACATACACCCCAATCATGCTGTAAAGCGCTTTTTTAAGGTCTCCATAGACAAAAATATAGGCAAACATGATGGTCACATCGATGCTTAAGAGCACCTCTGAAGCTTTAAATTTACTCTTCATTGCGACGATTTCACCCACCACCGATGTGCTGCCTGTAGAGGAGCGTCCTTTGATGACCAAACCAACCCCCAGCCCGATAAAAATACCCCCAAAAACAGCGGCTAACAAAACGTCATCGGTGAGTGGTTTTAGGTGTAGAAATTCTCGAAAAAGATCGGTAAAAAATGAGGTGGAAAGCATGGCGAGGAGGGTTTTAAAGGTGTACTGCTTTCCAAAATAGATAAAGCCTAAAAGGATGAAGGGAACACTCACTAACATAATGAGCGTTCCAAGCGTGAGTGAGGTCACGATGTAGTGAAGAATCAGCGCGATACCAATGCCACCACCCGTGACCATATTGTTAGGCGATAAAAAGCAGACGACGGCAAACGCCATCGACATCGTGCCTAAAAGTACATAGACGTACTGGAGGAGGGCAAGGGAGCGTGAAGGCTGTTTCATTATTTAAGATACCCCATCAAATTAAAAATAGGCAATTTAGAGCTACTTTCTAATTTTTTCATCCATTTATCCATCGCATCTGGTTTTTCCCAAACGGCTGATTTGACTTGGGCGAGCTCTTCGACCTTGTTTTTAGCATCTTGAATGGAACCCACTTCGTCGATGAGGTGTAGCCCCAGTGCTTTTCGGGCGATAAAAACTTGTGCGTTCGCAAATTCGTTTGGTTTTGCAAGATTAAGCCCACGTGCGGTTGCCACATCGGTGATAAAAAGCGTGTACGCATCATCGATCAGCTCTTTAAGCGCACCTCGCTCTTTGGGTGTCCATTCACGTGTAAACGTTCCCATCTGTTTGTACTCACCCGCGGTAATGATCTGCTCTGAGATACCCAGTTTTTTAGCCAACTCTGCCACGTTAGGCGCTTGGAAAAGCACACCGATGGAGCCTACAAACGCCCCTGGATTGGCAATGATGTGGTTTGCCCAGATGGAAGCGTAGTAACTTCCACTGGTCATACTTCCTGCGGCATACGCCACGACAGGTTTGTGTACGCTCAAACGTTTCACTGCCATAGAAAGCTCGATGGAAGGCGCTAAAGCACCACCAGGAGAGTCTACATGTAAAAGCACTCCTTTGATGTGTTCGTCTTTGTCCGCTTTATCGATGTTCTCTAAAATCTCTTCAATGTTTAAAATCTCACCCTCAATTTTGACAACTGCAAGATTGGGATTGTTCAGCTCTTCTTGGGAACCAAAAATGAGCACCAAAAGCAGTATAAAAAGCATCGCTTTGAAGTGGTTTTGGATGTAGCCCAAAACGGCGCCTATCCAGATAAAAGGTTTTTTAATCAGGTCTAGCATGGTTGTTCTCCGTCAATAAAAGTTAAATGGGTTTGGTGCGTGTGCAAGATGAGCTGTAAAGCCACGTCTTCTTTTTCGCACGCTTGGGGCAAGGTTGCCACGATAAGATCAGCATAACGCTCTTTCTCAAGTACGCCACACGGCAGTTGCAACGCTTTGGCAGCGTTACATGTAACACTTTGTAGAAGCATTTTAGCTAAGCTTGAAAGCTCACATTCAGCATGCATCATTAAGGCAGAGCGCATCTCATCCCAAAGGCTGAGTGAAATATTGGAGCTTAGTCCATCGGTTCCTAACGTGAGATTGATGTTCTGGTGTTGCACCGCTTCAAGATCGAGTTTGCCTACACCTAAAAGTCGGTTGGAAACGGGGCAATGCGTCAAGGTCGCTTTTTGCTCAGCAATAATTTCTAACTCGTTTTGTGTTGCTTGTACCGCGTGGGTGAAAAGTGTCGGATTTTGCGAAAAGAGTTCAAG
Above is a genomic segment from Sulfurospirillum halorespirans DSM 13726 containing:
- a CDS encoding YitT family protein codes for the protein MKQPSRSLALLQYVYVLLGTMSMAFAVVCFLSPNNMVTGGGIGIALILHYIVTSLTLGTLIMLVSVPFILLGFIYFGKQYTFKTLLAMLSTSFFTDLFREFLHLKPLTDDVLLAAVFGGIFIGLGVGLVIKGRSSTGSTSVVGEIVAMKSKFKASEVLLSIDVTIMFAYIFVYGDLKKALYSMIGVYVTAKIIDVILTGRPSKKVVKIVSNNVEALTEQIRERIEEHGTIFTGVGLHHQKQTKTMILLSVEISKIQLLKDIIREYDPEAFLIISEASEFLGRD
- the sppA gene encoding signal peptide peptidase SppA, whose amino-acid sequence is MLDLIKKPFIWIGAVLGYIQNHFKAMLFILLLVLIFGSQEELNNPNLAVVKIEGEILNIEEILENIDKADKDEHIKGVLLHVDSPGGALAPSIELSMAVKRLSVHKPVVAYAAGSMTSGSYYASIWANHIIANPGAFVGSIGVLFQAPNVAELAKKLGISEQIITAGEYKQMGTFTREWTPKERGALKELIDDAYTLFITDVATARGLNLAKPNEFANAQVFIARKALGLHLIDEVGSIQDAKNKVEELAQVKSAVWEKPDAMDKWMKKLESSSKLPIFNLMGYLK